The region CCGTGGCCTCGCGCGGCGACAGCGACGACAGCACCGAACCCAGCTCGCTCGGGCTGAAGTAGTGCCACACGCCGTCGCTGCAGGCCATGAGCACGTCGCCCGGCTTGAGCTGGGGAATGAAGTGGTGCGTCGCCGGCGGATCGTCCTCGGCGCCCAGGCAACCCATCAGGATGTTGGATTGGGGGTGCACGTTGGCTTCTTCCTCGGTGAGCTCGCCGCGTTCCACCAGCGTCTGCACATAGGAATGATCCATAGTGCGCGACACCAGGCGGCCGCTGTGGAAGTGGTAGATGCGCGAATCGCCGGCATGCACCCAGTGGCAGTCGCCGCCGGGGTTGATCAGGTAGGCGGCGACGGTGCTGTGCGGCTCCTGTTCGGAGGAAATGGCTGTCAGCTTGATGACGATATGCGCTTCGTGGACGATCTGCGTGAGCAGCGAGGGTGCGTCGTCGTGATCGGGCGAGTAGCGTTCGAACAGCTGCTTGGCTGTCATCATCACTTGGTCGGAGGCCTTGCGGCCGCCGCTGCGGCCGCCCATGCCGTCGGCGACGATGCCGAGCACGCAGCCCGGCTGGCGCGGATGACTGAGCAGCCCGACCTGGTCTTGCTGGTATTCGCGGTCACCCTTGTGGATGCCGGTGGATGCGGTGAGTCGGTATCCCTTGGACATGTCTTGCTGGTTCGATGCCCCATTATCTATGGTGCGCCGGATCATTCCCTGCGAAAATCGCATTATCGAACGAACCCGGCCGTGGCGGCCGCCGCGCCCCCAGATTCCTTGGATTCCAACCTTCACTCCCCCGACCGGCGCCTGATCGAACTGCGGATGGAACATGCCGACCTCGACGCGATGATCGACCGCGCCTCCCAGGAAAGCCCGGTCGACGAGCTCATGATGCGGCGGCTGAAAAAGCGCCGCCTGGCCCTGCGGGACCTGATCGCCCGCCTCGAACTGGCCAACGACCCCAAAGAACCCGCCTGATGCCCCTGCACGATCCGGTTCGCGAAGCCTTCGCCGAGGGCGGTGTGCTGTCGCGCGCCGCCGAACATTTCCTTCCCCGCCCGGGACAGACCGACATGGCCATGGCCGTGGCGAGGACCATCGAGTCGGGCGGGGCGCTGGTGGTCGAGGCCGGCACGGGCGTCGGCAAGACTTTTTCCTATCTTGTGCCGGCGCTGCTGAGCGGCGAGCGCGTCCTGCTGTCCACCGCGACGAAGACGCTGCAGGACCAGCTTTTCGGCCGCGACCTGCCGAAGCTGGTGCAGGCGCTGGGCCTGCCGGTGCGCACCGCGCTGCTCAAGGGGCGCGGCAGTTACCTCTGCCTGCATCGCATGGAGCAGGCGCGGCAGGATTCGACCCTGCCCGATCGAAGTGCGGTCCGCGTGCTCGCGAAGATCGAGGAGTGGTCGCAGTCGACGCGCACGGGCGACCTCGCGGAACTCCCCGGCCTGGACGAACGCTCGGCGGTGATCCCGCTCGTCACCTC is a window of Caenimonas aquaedulcis DNA encoding:
- a CDS encoding PP2C family protein-serine/threonine phosphatase, producing the protein MSKGYRLTASTGIHKGDREYQQDQVGLLSHPRQPGCVLGIVADGMGGRSGGRKASDQVMMTAKQLFERYSPDHDDAPSLLTQIVHEAHIVIKLTAISSEQEPHSTVAAYLINPGGDCHWVHAGDSRIYHFHSGRLVSRTMDHSYVQTLVERGELTEEEANVHPQSNILMGCLGAEDDPPATHHFIPQLKPGDVLMACSDGVWHYFSPSELGSVLSSLSPREATEFLIEKARSRGRGGGDNLSLVIVKLEPLEA
- a CDS encoding YdcH family protein; translated protein: MDSNLHSPDRRLIELRMEHADLDAMIDRASQESPVDELMMRRLKKRRLALRDLIARLELANDPKEPA